The Bradyrhizobium diazoefficiens genome contains the following window.
GGCAGACCGTCCCAGAACTTCTTATTCACGATCACGACGTAGCCGATATAGCCGTGATTGGTCTCGGTGATGTACTTCTGCACCTCGTGCATCTTCTGCGTATAGATGTTCGACCAGGTGTTCTCCTGGCCATCGACCACGCCGGTCTGGAGCGCCTGGTAGACTTCCGAGAACGCCATCACCTGCGGCAACGAGCCGAGCGCCTTGAACTGGGCCTGGAGCACGCGCGAGGACTGGATGCGGAACTTGACGCCTTGATAATCGGCCGGGCTCACCAGCTTCTTGTTGGCGCTCATCTGCTTGAAGCCGTTGTCCCAATAGGCAAGGCCGGTGATGCCTTTGGAATCCAGCAGTTTGAGCAGCCGCGCACCGAGCGGGCCTTCCGTCACCTTCCGCAGCGTCTTCAGGTCGGGAAGGATGTAGGGCAGATCGAACACCTCGAATTCGCGGATGCCGAGGGGGCCGAATTTCGAGTTGGACGGCGCCAGCATTTGCACGCTGCCGAGCTGAAGCGCCTCAAGCTCTTCCTTGTCTTTGTACAGCGTCGAGTTCGGATAGATCTCGATCTTGACCTTGCCGCCGGTGTACTTCTCGGCGAGTTCCTTGAATTTCTCCGACGCCTTGCCCTTCGGCGTGTCGGCGGCAACCACATGGCTGAACTTGATAATGATCGGGTCGGCGCTGGCGGGGCCGGCAAGGCCCAAAGCCAATGCCGCGACGGACGCCGCGATCACGAAGATGCGCATAATCTCTCCCTGTTGTTCTTGGGCCGCCCGGCGCGCGGGCGGTCTGTCCTCATGCCGGGCACATCAATACAGGCCGGCGTCCGTGCGTGCTATTGGCCGTTAGCAGGGCAGCTATTCGTGGTGAATGCGAGCCCCGCTGCGCCCCCTCTCCCGCATCCGTCTTCGCCCGAAGGCGGGCTTCGGCGGACAAGAGCGGGAGAGGTGCAACAACTCGCAGCTTCGCGCGTCAGCTCGCCGCAGCCGCCGTCACGGTGTCGCGCTGGCGCTTCATGACGATCTTGTTGAGCGCGCCGAGATAGGCCTTGGCCGAGGCCACCAGCGTATCCGGATCCGCCGCGCGCGCCGTCATCGCACGTCCCTCATGCGACAAACGCACCGAGACTTCCGCCTGCGCGTCGGTGCCTTCGGTCACCGCGTGGACCTGATACAGTTCGAGCTTGGCCTCGTGCGGCACCAGGCGCTTGATGCAGTTGAACACCGCATCCACCGGTCCGTTGCCCTCGGCCTCCTCGATCCTGGTCTGGCCATCGACGTCGAGCTTCATGGTCGCGCGCTGCGGGCCATGGGTGCCGGCGATGACGGTCAGCGAGGTCAGCTTGATGCGATCATGCGAGGCCGCCATCTCCTCGTCGACCAGCGCCTCGATGTCCTCGTCGTAGATGTCCTTCTTGCGATCGGCGAGCGCCTTCATTCGCGTGAACGCATCTTCCAGCTGGTTCGGGCCGAGCTTGTAGCCCATCTCCTCCAGCTTGTGCACGAAGGCATGACGGCCGGAATGCTTGCCGAGCACCAGCGAGGACTGCTTCAGGCCGACCATCTCGGGCCGCATGATCTCGTAGGTCGAGGCGTCCTTCAGCACGCCGTCCTGGTGAATGCCGCTCTCATGCGCGAACGCGTTCCGGCCGACGATGGCCTTGTTGTACTGCACCGGGAACGAGGTCGCCGCCGACACCACCTTCGAGGCGCGGGTGAGCTGCGTCGTATCGATCTTGTTCCAGTAGGGGAATTTGTCGTTGCGCACGTTGATCGCCATCACGATCTCTTCGAGCGCAGCATTGCCGGCGCGCTCGCCGATGCCGTTGATGGTGCATTCGACCTGACGTGCGCCGCCGATGATGCCGGCCAGCGAGTTCGCAACCGCCATGCCGAGGTCGTTGTGGCAATGAACGGAGAACACCGCCTTGTCCGAGTTCGGCACGCGCTCGATCAGCGTCTTCATGAAGTGGGTGTATTCGTCGGGCGTGGTGTAGCCGACGGTATCGGGAATGTTCACCGTGGTTGCGCCGGCCTTGATGACGGCCTCGACGATGCGGCACAGATAATCCATCTCGCTGCGGGTGCCGTCCTCGGCCGACCATTCGACGTCGTCGATCTGGTTGCGGGCGCGCGCGACCATCGCGACCGAGGTCTCGAGCACCTGCTCAGGGGTCTTGTTCAACTTCACCCGCATATGCAGCGGCGAGGTCGCGATCACGGTGTGAACACGGCCGCGCTTTGCGAATTTCACCGCCTCGGCGCAGCGATCGATATCGGCGGGGTGCGCACGAGACAGACCGGCGATGACAGCGTTCTT
Protein-coding sequences here:
- a CDS encoding TRAP transporter substrate-binding protein — protein: MRIFVIAASVAALALGLAGPASADPIIIKFSHVVAADTPKGKASEKFKELAEKYTGGKVKIEIYPNSTLYKDKEELEALQLGSVQMLAPSNSKFGPLGIREFEVFDLPYILPDLKTLRKVTEGPLGARLLKLLDSKGITGLAYWDNGFKQMSANKKLVSPADYQGVKFRIQSSRVLQAQFKALGSLPQVMAFSEVYQALQTGVVDGQENTWSNIYTQKMHEVQKYITETNHGYIGYVVIVNKKFWDGLPADIRDQLSKAMKEATDFNNAQSQKENDDAFAEIKKSGKSEIIKLTPEQDEAMHKAMEPVYKDAASRVGQPLIDEFLKESKSTTN
- a CDS encoding 2-isopropylmalate synthase, encoding MAPANKSDKDRVIIFDTTLRDGEQCPGATMTFEEKLEVAEMLDDMGVDVIEAGFPITSEGDFQAVSEIARRSKNAVIAGLSRAHPADIDRCAEAVKFAKRGRVHTVIATSPLHMRVKLNKTPEQVLETSVAMVARARNQIDDVEWSAEDGTRSEMDYLCRIVEAVIKAGATTVNIPDTVGYTTPDEYTHFMKTLIERVPNSDKAVFSVHCHNDLGMAVANSLAGIIGGARQVECTINGIGERAGNAALEEIVMAINVRNDKFPYWNKIDTTQLTRASKVVSAATSFPVQYNKAIVGRNAFAHESGIHQDGVLKDASTYEIMRPEMVGLKQSSLVLGKHSGRHAFVHKLEEMGYKLGPNQLEDAFTRMKALADRKKDIYDEDIEALVDEEMAASHDRIKLTSLTVIAGTHGPQRATMKLDVDGQTRIEEAEGNGPVDAVFNCIKRLVPHEAKLELYQVHAVTEGTDAQAEVSVRLSHEGRAMTARAADPDTLVASAKAYLGALNKIVMKRQRDTVTAAAAS